In Planctomycetia bacterium, one DNA window encodes the following:
- a CDS encoding dual specificity protein phosphatase family protein: MRRAIGLALLLLALPAGVLALTHAQARWKYPRRFAEIEADSLYRGGMPTAEHIRLLASEEKIKTVVSLTDQTKDPQDQGAVAAARALRLKQIRIPMPGDGLAPFEALDRAAEVIADERARPTFFHCAAGKQRSNAVLAAYWLRKQGRTIDAVLQELEARYDLDPVKEKPLCDHLRAYANYLAHKPAGTAGNPGAPQQAALPH, translated from the coding sequence ATGCGCCGCGCGATCGGACTGGCTTTGCTGCTGTTGGCCCTTCCCGCCGGTGTCCTCGCGCTGACACATGCGCAGGCCCGGTGGAAGTACCCGCGCCGATTCGCCGAGATCGAAGCCGACAGCCTCTATCGCGGCGGAATGCCGACGGCCGAGCACATCCGCCTGCTCGCGTCCGAAGAAAAGATCAAAACCGTCGTCAGTCTCACCGATCAAACCAAGGATCCGCAGGATCAGGGCGCCGTCGCCGCGGCGCGCGCGCTGCGACTTAAGCAGATTCGAATTCCGATGCCGGGCGACGGGCTGGCTCCGTTCGAGGCGCTGGACCGCGCGGCCGAGGTGATCGCCGACGAACGCGCGCGGCCGACGTTTTTTCACTGCGCCGCGGGCAAACAACGATCCAACGCGGTACTCGCCGCTTACTGGCTGCGCAAGCAGGGCCGCACAATCGACGCGGTGTTGCAGGAACTCGAAGCGCGCTACGATCTTGATCCGGTCAAGGAAAAACCGCTGTGCGACCATTTGCGGGCATACGCGAATTACCTGGCCCACAAGCCGGCAGGCACGGCAGGCAATCCCGGCGCGCCCCAACAGGCTGCACTGCCGCATTGA
- a CDS encoding LOG family protein, producing MKNETSPISGGARVTRETPEGRPAGSASGPKKAPETTESREAAEAREAREAAIADFVARFCPGPDGEHFRNMIRTVCRLSADGTARADVKLMDRALAELRFAFKTFAPYEHIPKVSIFGSARTPEDHPDYQAALRFAERMRECNWMVITGAGDGIMKAGHGGAGAEASFGVAIRLPFEQRTNEYIALDKKLVNFNYFFTRKLMFIRESKAIALFPGGFGTQDEGFEALTLIQTGKAPMVPVVLIDAPGGTYWQHWRTYVKAELLHTGMISAEDMNLIKITDDVEVAVQEILRFYRRFHSYRYVRDTLVIRLNEALPADFIAGLNADYADILEGGKIEASAALPEEGDELPDKPRLTMRFNRRSHGRLRKLLDAINAVDLSESVAAH from the coding sequence GTGAAGAATGAGACAAGTCCGATAAGCGGCGGCGCGCGCGTGACGCGCGAAACGCCGGAGGGGCGACCTGCCGGTTCGGCGAGCGGCCCGAAGAAAGCACCTGAAACAACTGAATCGCGAGAAGCGGCGGAAGCACGTGAAGCGCGCGAGGCGGCCATCGCCGATTTCGTCGCGCGCTTCTGCCCGGGTCCGGACGGTGAGCACTTTCGCAACATGATCCGCACGGTCTGCCGCTTAAGTGCCGATGGCACGGCCCGCGCCGACGTGAAGTTGATGGATCGTGCCTTGGCCGAGCTGCGCTTCGCGTTCAAGACCTTCGCTCCCTACGAGCATATTCCAAAGGTGTCGATTTTCGGCTCGGCCCGCACGCCCGAGGACCACCCCGATTACCAGGCCGCGCTCCGCTTCGCCGAGCGCATGCGTGAATGCAATTGGATGGTCATCACCGGCGCCGGCGACGGCATCATGAAGGCCGGACACGGCGGCGCAGGAGCCGAGGCCAGCTTCGGCGTGGCGATCCGCCTGCCGTTCGAGCAGCGCACCAACGAGTACATCGCGCTGGACAAGAAGCTGGTGAACTTCAATTACTTTTTCACGCGCAAGCTGATGTTCATCCGCGAATCGAAGGCAATCGCCCTGTTCCCCGGCGGCTTCGGCACGCAGGACGAAGGCTTCGAAGCCCTCACGCTCATTCAGACCGGCAAAGCGCCGATGGTCCCCGTCGTGCTCATCGACGCCCCGGGCGGCACCTATTGGCAGCACTGGCGCACCTACGTCAAGGCTGAACTGCTGCACACCGGCATGATCAGCGCCGAGGACATGAACCTCATCAAGATCACCGACGACGTGGAAGTCGCCGTGCAGGAGATCCTGCGATTCTATCGGCGCTTCCACTCCTATCGTTACGTACGCGATACGCTGGTGATCCGTCTCAACGAGGCCCTGCCCGCCGATTTCATCGCCGGTCTCAACGCTGACTACGCCGACATCCTCGAAGGCGGGAAGATCGAGGCCAGCGCCGCCCTGCCTGAAGAGGGCGATGAACTCCCCGATAAACCGCGCCTGACCATGCGCTTCAACCGCCGCTCGCACGGCCGCCTTCGCAAGTTGCTCGACGCCATCAACGCCGTCGATCTCTCGGAGTCCGTCGCCGCGCATTAA
- the ribA gene encoding GTP cyclohydrolase II translates to MPDVSPFATIPEALDELRAGRFIILVDDEDRENEGDLVCAAQLATPDMINFMIRQAAGKLCLTLTAETCERLHLYPQVSENTASHGTAFTVSVDAGPEFGVTSGVSAADRCRTIQRCMADDAKPSDLRRPGHISPLKAKAGGVLVRAGHTEASVDLAHLAGLKPAGLIIEILNKQGEIARLPELIELARELNLKICTIASLVEYRLQRERSVIRIESIPLQNEFGTWTLHAYESVLDSEPHVALCMGELGRHDGAGEPVRVEHPVLVRVHSQCLTGDVFGSYRCDCGEQLELAMRRIAEAGEGVVVYLRQEGRGIGLTNKLHAYRLQDEGLDTVEANEKLGFPADKRDYGIGAQILRDLGLHQVRILTNNPKKTSRLTIYGLEVVEQLPLRIKPRPGNEKYLRTKRTKLGHLLDEE, encoded by the coding sequence ATGCCTGATGTGTCACCGTTTGCGACCATTCCCGAAGCGCTGGACGAACTTCGCGCCGGGCGATTCATCATTCTCGTGGACGACGAAGACCGCGAAAACGAGGGCGATCTCGTCTGCGCCGCCCAGCTCGCCACGCCCGACATGATCAACTTCATGATCCGTCAGGCCGCCGGCAAGCTTTGCCTCACGCTCACCGCCGAAACCTGCGAGCGGCTGCACCTTTATCCGCAGGTCAGCGAGAACACCGCCTCGCACGGCACGGCGTTTACGGTTTCGGTTGATGCGGGGCCGGAGTTCGGCGTCACAAGCGGCGTGTCGGCGGCCGATCGCTGCCGCACGATTCAACGCTGCATGGCGGACGATGCCAAGCCGTCGGACCTGCGGCGGCCCGGTCACATCAGCCCGTTGAAGGCCAAGGCCGGCGGCGTGCTGGTGCGCGCGGGTCACACCGAGGCAAGTGTCGATTTAGCGCACCTGGCGGGGTTGAAACCGGCCGGGCTGATCATTGAAATTCTCAACAAACAGGGGGAGATCGCGCGGCTGCCGGAGCTGATCGAGTTGGCGCGCGAGTTGAATCTGAAAATTTGCACCATCGCGAGTCTGGTGGAGTACCGCCTTCAGCGCGAGCGGTCGGTCATTCGCATCGAATCGATCCCGTTGCAGAACGAGTTCGGCACGTGGACGCTGCATGCGTACGAATCGGTGCTGGACAGCGAGCCGCACGTGGCGCTGTGCATGGGCGAGCTGGGCCGACACGATGGAGCCGGCGAGCCGGTGCGCGTCGAGCATCCGGTGCTGGTGCGCGTGCACAGCCAGTGCCTGACGGGTGACGTGTTCGGTTCGTATCGCTGCGATTGCGGCGAGCAGTTGGAGCTCGCGATGCGGCGAATCGCCGAAGCCGGCGAGGGGGTGGTGGTGTATCTGCGGCAGGAAGGCCGCGGCATCGGTCTGACGAACAAACTGCATGCGTACCGGTTGCAGGACGAGGGGCTGGACACGGTCGAGGCGAATGAGAAGCTGGGTTTCCCGGCCGACAAGCGCGACTACGGCATCGGCGCGCAGATTCTCCGCGACCTGGGTCTGCATCAGGTGCGGATTCTTACGAACAACCCGAAGAAGACGAGCCGGCTGACGATCTACGGGTTGGAGGTCGTGGAGCAACTGCCGCTGCGCATCAAACCCCGCCCGGGGAATGAGAAGTATCTGCGCACCAAGCGGACCAAGCTCGGGCATTTGTTGGATGAAGAATAA
- a CDS encoding CDP-alcohol phosphatidyltransferase family protein codes for MGWPNRISVGRLLLIAPFVACLLSQPGHPFLRHVAVGLFALMAISDFLDGYLARRLKDESPLGAFLDPLADKFLVMFGVVILSTVGIREAVDSQAKTEFLPAWVAVAAVGKDLLVSIGFVVVYLSTMRVHIQPRRLGKWCTTVELVMVLAMLLWPELYGLGRFGYYFVRSLWIAVVALAILSTLDYIRAGSRFIAAQAPRDPVHLDSDSRGPLR; via the coding sequence ATGGGCTGGCCAAACCGCATTTCCGTGGGGCGTCTGCTGTTGATTGCTCCGTTTGTTGCCTGCCTGCTTAGTCAGCCCGGGCACCCGTTCCTGCGCCACGTCGCGGTGGGATTGTTCGCCCTCATGGCCATCAGCGATTTTCTGGATGGCTACCTTGCTCGGCGATTGAAAGACGAATCACCCCTGGGTGCGTTTCTGGATCCGTTGGCGGACAAATTCCTTGTGATGTTCGGGGTGGTCATTCTTAGCACGGTCGGCATTCGCGAAGCGGTCGATTCGCAGGCGAAGACCGAGTTTCTTCCTGCCTGGGTGGCGGTCGCGGCAGTGGGGAAAGACTTGCTGGTAAGCATCGGCTTCGTCGTCGTGTACCTCTCCACCATGCGCGTACACATTCAGCCGCGGCGGCTGGGCAAGTGGTGTACGACCGTGGAACTGGTGATGGTGCTTGCGATGTTGCTCTGGCCCGAGCTGTATGGGCTGGGGCGTTTCGGCTATTATTTCGTGCGGAGTTTGTGGATCGCCGTCGTGGCGCTGGCGATCCTGTCGACACTCGACTATATCCGCGCGGGCAGCCGTTTCATCGCCGCCCAGGCCCCGCGGGATCCGGTGCATCTGGACTCCGATTCGCGCGGCCCGCTGCGCTGA